CGGTAAAGTCACGGCGCAACGTACGCTCTGTCTTGATGCATAAGATTTGATCTAGAACCCGAAGACCCGGACGGGGCCGGTGTAGATTGGCCTCTTGAGCCGGTTTGACCGAAAACCGCCGGTTGTAGATCGGCAGATACTCCAAAAGAAATCGGTTCGCCGCCTCGATGCTTGAGATCCCAGCCAGACGCATCTCTTTCACCAGACGGTCTTGGAAGGTCTTAAAGAGTCGCTCGACCCGCCCTTTGGCCTGCGGGGAATGCGCATGGATCATCTTCACCCCAAGCTCACCGAGCGCACGCTCAAACTGACTCTGGGGCGCTCGATCCTCCAACTGCTCGTTGATGGTCGCTTCGGCCGGCGATTTGTAGGTGGTATGCTTGTCAGCGTAGACGGCCAGGGGAAGGCCATATCGCTTCACATACCTCTTAAAGCTCTCCATCGCCGGGATCGTCCCTTCGTATTCGTAGAATCGCGCCTGCACGCAACTGCTCGCATCGTCGATGTAGGCCATCAAGACGCATTTCGGCCCCCGATCTTCAAACCAAAGGTGATGCGACCCGTCCATCTGGATCAGCTCTCCCACATGCGATCTTCTCTGCCGCCACGCCCGATGCGGTCGCGCTCGCCGCCTAAAATGATCGATCCCTTCGGCCAGCAGCCATTGGCGTAGCGTCTCATCACTGACCGCAATCTGATCTCGCTCTAATAGCTTCTCCGCAGCCAGCGTCGGTCCAAAATCAGCATACTGCCGCTTGTACAGTCGCAGAATCTCTGCCTTGCGCTTCGCTGCCAATCCCCGGTTCGACCGCTTGCCTCGCCCTCGATGCGCAATCCCCGCCTCTCCTTCTGCGCGTATGCGCCGGATGAGCCGACGCAGTTGCCTCTCTGACAATCCCAACGCCTCCCCAGCGGCCCGCTGTGTCATCTTCTTCTGCATCGCTTGCCTCACCACGCTCAGCCGCCTTAGCTCTTTGGTACTCATCACCTCCTTGTCCTCTCCGACCATCCTGCCCTCCTAATTCGGGCAGACAGTCTATCAGTAAAGAGGACATTTCTACTTTGGCAGAATAGGACATTATCTCTTTGGGATTACA
The Candidatus Manganitrophus noduliformans genome window above contains:
- a CDS encoding ISNCY family transposase — its product is MVGEDKEVMSTKELRRLSVVRQAMQKKMTQRAAGEALGLSERQLRRLIRRIRAEGEAGIAHRGRGKRSNRGLAAKRKAEILRLYKRQYADFGPTLAAEKLLERDQIAVSDETLRQWLLAEGIDHFRRRARPHRAWRQRRSHVGELIQMDGSHHLWFEDRGPKCVLMAYIDDASSCVQARFYEYEGTIPAMESFKRYVKRYGLPLAVYADKHTTYKSPAEATINEQLEDRAPQSQFERALGELGVKMIHAHSPQAKGRVERLFKTFQDRLVKEMRLAGISSIEAANRFLLEYLPIYNRRFSVKPAQEANLHRPRPGLRVLDQILCIKTERTLRRDFTVAHDRKLYQIEDNLRAQRVTVEERLDGSMRITHQERRLRYRQITTRPLRAHETPKSPSQRPRTKPSPQHPWKKHPWLRKKKEPCASLS